The Gammaproteobacteria bacterium genomic sequence ATGATGACCATATCCCGGTCGTTGGCAGCAAGATGCGCGAGCAGGGCTTCGCGGTTGGTCACCTCCAGGTTGACCTTGACGCCCGCATAGCGCTTGCTGAAAACCGCGAGCAGGTAGGGTGCGAAATATTTGGCGGTGCTCACTACGGAGATAGTCAGCTTGCCGCGTTTGACGCCTTTGAGTTCTTCCAGGGCCGATTCGGCATCGGCCAGATGTTGTGTGATGCCCAGACTATAATGATGAAACTCCTTGCCGGCCTCGGTCAGGAAGATGCGTTTGCCGGCCTGCTCCAGCAAGGTGATGCCGAGATTTTCCTCTAACTGTTTGATTTGCATGGATACGGCGGGCTGGGTCAGGCACATCTCCTTGGCGGCCCGGGTATAGCTCAAGTGACGGGCCACGGCATCGAAGATACGTAATTGCCGCAAGGTGGTGTTCATAAGTTGTATCTTATAGTAAAAATCAAAAATACTGAATATTGTTTATGGTAAGGCGGGCTTATAGTGTGTTCCAGTGATTCAAGGTGCCCCGCGCGTAACTGGTTCGGGAAATTTTTACTGATCAATGGAGGCCATTATGGCAAAAGCTGAAGCTGGTGGGACAATGAAGGAAGGTAAGGATCGCTACAAGGCAGGCGTCTTACCTTACAAAAACATGGGCTATTGGGAGCCTGATTACGCGATCAAGGAGACCGACGTGCTGGCGATGTTCCGTCTCACGCCTCAAGCGGGCGTGGATCCTGAGGAAGCCGCCGCTGCGGTTGCGGGCGAATCCTCCACCGCCACCTGGACGGTGGTATGGACGGATCGGTTGACCGCCTGCGAACTGTACCGCGCCAAGGCCTACCGCGTTGATCTGGTGCCGAACACCGGCCCAGGCACCAAGAACGAAGCCCAGTATTTTGCCTACATCGCCTATGATCTGGATCTGTTCGAGGGCGGCTCCATTGCCAATCTGACCGCTTCCATCATCGGCAACGTATTCGGATTCAAGGCCGTGAAGGCGCTGCGTCTTGAAGACATGCGCATTCCGGTCGCTTACCTCAAGACCTTCCAGGGCCCGGCCACCGGTGTTGTGGTGGAGCGCGAGCGTCTGGACAAGTTTGGTCGTCCGCTGCTCGGTGCCACCACCAAGCCCAAGCTCGGCCTGTCTGGCCGTAACTATGGCCGCGTGGTGTATGAAGGATTGAAGGGCGGTCTGGATTTCATGAAGGACGACGAGAACATCAACTCGCAGCCGTTCATGCACTGGCGTGATCGCTTCCTGTATTGCATGGATGCCGTGAACAAGGCCTCCGCTGCAACCGGCGAGGTGAAGGGTCACTATCTCAACGTCACCGCTGGCACCATGGAAGAGATGTACGAGCGTGCAGAGTTCGCCAAGTCACTCGGCTCCGTCATTATCATGATCGACCTCGTCATCGGCTACACCGCCATTCAGTCAATGGCCAAGTGGGCACGCAAGAACGACATGATCCTGCACTTGCACCGCGCCGGTAACTCGACCTACTCGCGCCAGAAGAATCACGGCATGAGCTTCCGCGTGATTTGCAAGTGGATGCGTATGGCGGGCGTGGATCATATTCATGCCGGTACCGTGGTGGGCAAGCTGGAAGGCGATCCGCTGATGATCCGCGGCTACTACGACACGCTGCTCGACACGCACACCCCGATGAATCTGGAAAAAGGCCTGTTCTTCGAGCAGGACTGGGCCTCGCTCAACAAGGTGATGCCGGTCGCTTCCGGCGGTATCCATGCCGGCCAGATGCATCAGTTGTTGACCTATCTGGGCGACGACGTAGTGCTGCAGTTCGGCGGCGGTACCATCGGTCATCCGCAGGGCATTCAGGCCGGTGCAGTGGCAAACCGTGTTGCACTCGAAGCCATGGTCATGGCGCGTAACGAAGGCCGCGATATCTGGAACGAAGGTCCGCAGATTCTGACGGATGCCGCCAAGTGGTGTGGCCCGCTCAAGGCCGCGCT encodes the following:
- a CDS encoding ribulose-bisphosphate carboxylase large subunit, whose protein sequence is MAKAEAGGTMKEGKDRYKAGVLPYKNMGYWEPDYAIKETDVLAMFRLTPQAGVDPEEAAAAVAGESSTATWTVVWTDRLTACELYRAKAYRVDLVPNTGPGTKNEAQYFAYIAYDLDLFEGGSIANLTASIIGNVFGFKAVKALRLEDMRIPVAYLKTFQGPATGVVVERERLDKFGRPLLGATTKPKLGLSGRNYGRVVYEGLKGGLDFMKDDENINSQPFMHWRDRFLYCMDAVNKASAATGEVKGHYLNVTAGTMEEMYERAEFAKSLGSVIIMIDLVIGYTAIQSMAKWARKNDMILHLHRAGNSTYSRQKNHGMSFRVICKWMRMAGVDHIHAGTVVGKLEGDPLMIRGYYDTLLDTHTPMNLEKGLFFEQDWASLNKVMPVASGGIHAGQMHQLLTYLGDDVVLQFGGGTIGHPQGIQAGAVANRVALEAMVMARNEGRDIWNEGPQILTDAAKWCGPLKAALDTWKDITFNYESTDTPDFVPTATGSH